The DNA region TTGATTCTGGACATGGTAGTGGTTTTTAATTGTGGTTCTAATTTATGATTCCTGGCTGAGGCTGGTTTCGATGAGCTTTCTTCGCTTGCGGGTTACGCTTTCTTTCACCACTTGGAGGGCATGCAGGATGAGGGTCATACGCTGCTTTCGGTCCTGTACGTCGGTGATTATGAGGGTGGCGTGCGAGGGGGTGTTTACGAAGTGTGAATCAATGTAGCGTTTCCTATAGGCGGCGCTGCGGCATGCTTTGCAGCAGCTTTCCGGTCGCCGGGTGCGTTTGTCCATATAGAAAGCTTCGGCGGGAAGTTCTTTCAGGCAATGTCTGCAAGTGTGCAGGGTAGAGGTAAGTATCTGTTCCATAATGAGATGGTGTTAGTAAGTGTATCCTGTTGACTGAGTATATATATCTGTCGTGTAGCATCTATATATCCTGTGTGTAGCATCTGTATATCCAGCGTGTTGCATCTATATATCCAAGGTGTTGCATCTATATATGCTGCGCCTTGCATCTATATATCTTGCGGTCGGTTCCCTGTTTCGGAGTCTGAAATATTTGTTTTTCATAATTCTTCTCTTTTGTTTGCGATTTAAAAATAAACTGGCTACTTTTGTCGCTGCAAATATAAAACTGTTTTCAGATATAAACCAAATAGCCTTGGCGATTAATTCTCAGAAAATACGTAATGGTTTGTAAATGAGCTGTTATTATAATTTCGATTTATATACAATGATATTATGGAGAAAGAATCGGACTTAGTATTGAATGTTTCGGAAATAGTGAAGCGCGCCAAAATGGTGTTGAACCTGAGGAATGACGCGGCATTGGCCGCCTATCTTGGTGTCTCCCGCTCTACCCTGAGTAACTGGTGTGCCCGAAACAGCATCGACTTCCCGTTGCTGCTGGAGAAACTGAAAGAGATAGACTACAATTGGCTGCTGGTGGGAAAAGGGAAGCCTGAACATCAGGCTAAATTCTGCAATGGCGAAATTGTTTCGGGTGAGGTGGAAATGATCCATACCCCCAAAACAGCTGATCCGGTAGACGACCGTAGCGTGTCATTATATGATATCACCGCTGCCGCCAACCTGAAAACACTGCTTGCCAACAAAGACCAGCATGTGGTGGGAAAGATACAGATTCCGAACATACCTGTCTGCGACGGAGCACTCTACATCAGCGGAGACAGCATGTATCCCATCCTGAAATCGGGGGATGTTGTGGGCTTTAAGGAAATCAGCAGTTTCAGCAACGTCATTTACGGGGAGATGTATCTGGTGTCGTTCAACATCGACGGCGACGAATACCTGTCAGTGAAGTATGTGAACCGTTCCGATGTGGAAGGTTGTATCAAGCTGGTGAGCTACAATCCACACCATGAACCGATGGATCTACCGCTCACGTGCATACAGGCGATGGCGATTGTCAAGTTCTCCATCAGAAAGAATATGATGATGTAAGCCCGGCAGGCAAGCCGGCTAAGCTATAAGACAAAAGAAAAGGTGACCAAGCAGTATTTCCACCACTTCATCACCTTTTCCATCATTTATCACCTAAACCTATATATTATTTGTCCGTGCATCCTTTTGTGCTGAAAGCTACCAGCATCCAAACCATCTTTTCCTGTTCTTTCAGATAGCCTGTCATCAGGTCGGCAGTAACGTCGTCACCTGCTTCATTAGCCAGTTCAATGATCTTTCTTTCCTCACCAATGAGGTATCCGTAAGTTTCAAGAATATTGCTGACCGCATCGCTACCGCAAGCCACGTCAGATACTTCCTTGATCTTTGCAACTTTCAGGTATTCGCTGAACTTGTTTTCGGGTACACCACCCAGCATCAGGATACGTTCTGCAATTTCGTCCACCTTCTCGGCTGCGTCGTCATACATACTTTCAAACTTCTCGTGCAATACGAAGAAACCGTGTCCCTTGATGTTCCAGTGGAAACCGCGCAGATTCGTGTAATACACCTGGAAATCTGCCAAAAGTTGATGCAATGCAGATACTACGTTAGCTACTCCCGATTCATTTAACTTGATGTAATTTAAAGTCTTCATAATTTTATGGTTTTAATAGTTTATACTGTTTTTCTTTTTTCTGAGACAAAGATAAGGCAGAAACCCATGCTTGTCAAACAGATAATTTCTATCTTTGCATAGACAGAATCTATATAACCCGTTCAAACCCCTTATTTATCATGACTTTACAACAACTGGAATACATTCTTGCCGTTAGTCAGTTCCGCCATTTCGCCAAAGCTGCGGAACATTGCCGTGTAACTCAACCCACCCTGAGTGCCATGATACAGAAACTGGAAGACGAGTTAGACACTAAGATATTCGACCGCAGCCAACAGCCCATCTGCCCTACTCCCGTCGGGCAGCTTGTAATAGAGCAAGCCCGTATCGTATTGGAACAGGCAGGCCATATAAAGGATATTATTGAAGAAGAGAAGCACTCCTTATCGGGTGTCTTTAAGTTAGGTATACTCCCCACCATCGCCCCTTATCTGTTGCCCCGCTTCTTTCCGCAACTGATGAAGAAATATCCTCAATTGGATATCCGCGTAACGGAGATGAAGACGAAGGACATCAAACAGGCTCTTATAAAAGGAGAGATAGATGCCGGCATTATCGCCACCCTGCCTGAAAAGGATGACTTCCGCCAGATACCTTTATTCTACGAACAATTCTATGCTTATATCGCGCGCGAAAGCAAACTGTTCGATAATAAGATTATCCGTACCTCCGATCTCAGCGACGAACAGCTTTGGATGCTTGACGAGGGACATTGCTTCCGCGACCAGTTAGTTCGCTTCTGCCAGATGAAGGCAGCGCAAGCCAGCCAGATCGCTTATCATTTAGGTAGCATGGAGACATTCATGCGTATGGTGGAAAGCGGTAAAGGCGTTACCTTCATTCCCGAACTTGCCATCGATCAGCTCAACGAGACACAGAAAGAGTTGGTGCGCCCCTTTGCCATCCCCACTCCTACCCGGCAGATCATTCTCATCACCAATGAACATTTCATACGAACCACCTTATTGGAGGTACTCACAAAAGAAATACAAGCCTCTGTACCCCGCGAAATGCTGTCTCTGCGGGCAACTCAGTGCGTTGTATAGATTTCGTCTATCGGCCCATAAATCTTTTCAATCGGTTTTTTTGTTCTATCGGCAAAAGATGCTATATTTTTGCAAAAGCGAAATTCAGCTGCACCTCAGCATAATCAAGCGAGCTTGCTTCTGCATTCGGTTTGCATGAACTTTGCATCATCGAAAAAACAAAGTACTAAACCTTTTAAAACAAAAAAGATTATGGAACCAATTATCAATTCACAGCTTCCTGAATTCAAAGTTCAGGCATTCCAGAACGGAAGTTTCAAAACAGTAACTAACGAAGACGTAAAAGGCAAGTGGGCTATTTTCTTCTTTTATCCCGCAGACTTTACGTTTGTATGCCCTACCGAACTGGTGGACATCGCTGAAAAATACGAGCAATTCCAGGCAATGGGTGTAGAGGTATACTCTGTAAGTACGGACTCTCACTTCGTGCACAAAGCATGGCACGATGCATCCGAAAGTATCCGTAAGATCAAGTATCCGATGCTGGCAGACCCTACAGGCGTGCTGACTCGCGCATTCGGTGTAATGATCGAAGAAGAAGGTATGGCTTACCGCGGCACATTTGTCGTGAACCCCGAAGGCAAAATCAAGATTGCCGAAATACAGGACAATAACATCGGACGTAATGCCGACGAACTTCTCCGCAAGGTAGAAGCAGCACAGTTCGTTGCAACACACGACGGTGAAGTATGTCCCGCAAAATGGAAGAAAGGCGGCGAAACACTGAAACCAAGTATAGATTTAGTTGGTAAGATTTAAGTTCACATCCCTTTTTTATTAGCGAGGTCCCCTTTATCCATTGCACACATAGAGGGGACCTCTTTTATCTTATCATTAGTACCCGTTGGCGAGATTAGTTTATATCGGAATAGTAATGAACTAAATGCTGATAATCTTTTAACTCATAACCCTACGGAAACGAATTAATCCCGCCAACGGAATACATTAGTATAGACTGTTATGTTAGAAACAAGCATTTTAAATCAAGTACGTAGCGTCTTCCAAAACCTGGAAGCACAGTACACTTTTCATATCACCTGCCATCCACGGCACGAAAGCGCACAGGAACTGACAGAGTTGCTGAAAGATGTAGCAGGATGTTCCGATAAACTCTCCTGTGAGGTAACTGAAACCGAAGAACCAAAGCTGGAATTCTCTTTACTGAAAAACGGGAAAGAAACCGGTGTCAAATTCCGCGGAATACCGAACGGTCATGAATTCACATCTTTGCTTCTGGCAATACTGAATGCCGATGGAAAGGGGAAAAATCTTCCTGATGAAGCCATCAGCCGACGCATTCAGGCGTTGAAAGGGCCCGTTTCATTGCAGACTTATGTATCATTGACATGTACCAACTGCCCCGATGTGGTGCAGGCTCTGAACATTATGGCTTTGCTGAACGGACAGGTCACGCATGAAATGATAGACGGCGCTCTTTTCCAGGAAGAAGTGGATGCACTGAAAATTCAAGGCGTACCGTCCGTCTATGCCAACGGTAAATTGCTTCATGTAGGACGTGGCACTTTAGGCGAACTTCTGCAAAAGCTGGAAGAAATGTTCGGCTCCGAACCTGTGGGGAATGCAGAGCCTATCTCACGTACTTATGATGTCCTCGTATTAGGTGGCGGACCGGCAGGTGCCTCAGCTGCGATCTATTCAGCCCGCAAGGGATTACGGGTAGCTATTGTAGCTGAAAAGATCGGTGGCCAGGTAAAGGAAACCGTAGGAATCGAGAATCTGATCTCCGTGCCGCAGACTACAGGTGCACAGTTGGCAGACAATTTAAGAAGCCATATCAATCATTATCCCATCGACTTGTTTGAAGACCGTAAGATAGAGAAGGCGGAGCTTCAAGGAAAAGAAAAGAGGATTTCAGTAGTGGGCGGTGAAGTATTCATATCTCCCGGTGTTATCATTGCCACCGGCGCAAGCTGGCGCAAACTGAATGTGGAAGGTGAAACGGAATATATAGGCAGAGGAGTTGCTTTCTGTCCGCATTGCGACGGACCGTTCTATCAGGGAAAAGACGTAGCCGTTATCGGTGGCGGAAACTCCGGTATAGAAGCAGCCATCGACTTGGCGGGTATCTGCCGGAAAGTGACTGTCTTTGAATTTGCCGATACGCTGAAAGCCGACCAGGTACTGCAAGAAAAGGCGCAAAGCTTGCCGAATGTAGAAATCTTCACTTCCTCACAGACTACCAAAGTAGTGGGAAACGGTGATAAGGTAACAGCTATCCGCGTCAAAGATCGTGTAAGCGGCGAAGAACGGGATTTCCCATTGGATGGCATCTTCGTACAGATTGGCCTGGCAGCCAATAGCGCTCCTTTCCGTGACATGCTGGAAACGACTCCAATAGGCGAAATCAAGATCGACGCTTTTTGCCGCACCACGCTTCCGGGAGTTTATGCAGCAGGAGATGTCTCGAACGTTCCCTACAAACAGATAGTAATTGCAATGGGTGAAGGTGCAAAGGCGGCACTGTCGGCATTTGATGACCGCATCCGGGGAATTGCATAAAGTAGGTACGCGGACGATGCGGATTGGGCGGACGAATGCGGATGAAAAATAAAAATCCGCGTTCGTCCGTTCTATCCGTGTAGTCCGCATATCTATTTCTCAGAAAGAAATTCAGCGATATCCTCTTTTTCTGCCATGCCCAATTTCTGCCGTATCACCGTCTTACGTTGATACACTGTCCGTATGCTCTGCTGGATAACCACGCTAATCTCTTTCGTCGAAAAGTCCGACTTCAACAAACAGCAGAGTTGCAGTTCCTTTTCATTCAGGATATTTCCATACTTCTGACTGATACGGGTATAAAAGCCATCATGTACCATGTCAATAGTCTTATACAAATCACTCCAAACCAGCAAATCGTCCACCGCTACATCTTTATTGGCTATCCGTCCCATCTGTACCAATAGCTCCTGATGATCGGAACTGGGATTCGTAGCCACAATACGTATCAGACCTAACTGCTGAAGCAGCATCTTCTTGACAAACTTATCATTATTGCCGCTTTCATCGCCTTCCGTCTCATGCAGCAGACGGCGCAAGGCTTCCAGTTCTTCTTCCTTCTCCACAAGCAAATGCTTTCTTCGCTGCAAATACCAGACGACAACCAGCAACAACAAAATACAGAGAGCCACCACTCCGACAAAGAAGGTCCGTTCTTTCTGTTTTTCCAGTTGCAGATTCATATTCTGCTGTTGGAGTAACAATTGCACCTTTCCTTTTTGAGCTATCACCCGCTGGTCACGGATAAAGTTGTTATACAACCGGTTTGAGAAGAACGCCACATCCCGAATTGTAAAAGAACGGTTGTCCATATAATCCATCAATGTTTTCTGTACCAGACAAAAGTTAGCCAACGATAAGTCCTGGTCAATATAGGGCGAACGCACGCTATCACCCATTTGTATATAGTAGCGGGCGGAATCCATCTGACCCATATTCAGGAAATAACGCGAAAGAGCATAATAAGATAAGGACTCGAAGGGGTGTTTTGTCTCTTTATATTCCTGTAAACTGCGGCGTTGTAAATCGATAGCTTCCCGATTCTTTCCGGAGTCACTCAATATATCCGCATAGTTGCGCATCACATAGTACAGCGCTTTCAGAGAGTCCGCGGATGTATACAGGCATTCAGTAGCTTTGCGGAGAGCCAGCAGCGCAGAATCATTCTGATTTGCACAGTAGTATGATATCGCCAGACTGTTGTAGTTATTATATTGTCGGGTGGAATCAGGCTCTATAGCTATCAATTGCTTCTGCAAGCGTATCAGACCTTCAAAGTCATCATTACCTTCTCCTATATTCGCTATGGACCGCAGCAAATCAAGACGGGCAGCCGTATCACTACGCAAGGCTGCAATACGATTCCCTTCGGCCATCATCTCAGTGGCTTCTTTATATCTCTCGCTATCGTAGAAGTAATGCGCTGCCAGTTTGCAGGTACGCAGCAACCGCAATGTGTCACTCACATCCGGCCTTCCATAATAATCCAAGGCATATAACAGCAAAGAATCTTCATTCATTACCCAATGTGCATTATAGTGGGCTTGCCCCATAGCCAATGCAAACCGTGCCCGCAATGAATCCGGCAATGCTTCGGGATCTTCCACCGACCGAAGCAGAGCAATCGCCTCCTCTGCATTCTGCTGTAACATCTGCTCCGCCTTTTCTATCCGGATGCGTTGCGATGGCAGGGCTTCTGCACATGCTGCCAA from Bacteroides sp. MSB163 includes:
- a CDS encoding LexA family transcriptional regulator, which encodes MEKESDLVLNVSEIVKRAKMVLNLRNDAALAAYLGVSRSTLSNWCARNSIDFPLLLEKLKEIDYNWLLVGKGKPEHQAKFCNGEIVSGEVEMIHTPKTADPVDDRSVSLYDITAAANLKTLLANKDQHVVGKIQIPNIPVCDGALYISGDSMYPILKSGDVVGFKEISSFSNVIYGEMYLVSFNIDGDEYLSVKYVNRSDVEGCIKLVSYNPHHEPMDLPLTCIQAMAIVKFSIRKNMMM
- a CDS encoding Dps family protein, which translates into the protein MKTLNYIKLNESGVANVVSALHQLLADFQVYYTNLRGFHWNIKGHGFFVLHEKFESMYDDAAEKVDEIAERILMLGGVPENKFSEYLKVAKIKEVSDVACGSDAVSNILETYGYLIGEERKIIELANEAGDDVTADLMTGYLKEQEKMVWMLVAFSTKGCTDK
- a CDS encoding hydrogen peroxide-inducible genes activator, with the translated sequence MTLQQLEYILAVSQFRHFAKAAEHCRVTQPTLSAMIQKLEDELDTKIFDRSQQPICPTPVGQLVIEQARIVLEQAGHIKDIIEEEKHSLSGVFKLGILPTIAPYLLPRFFPQLMKKYPQLDIRVTEMKTKDIKQALIKGEIDAGIIATLPEKDDFRQIPLFYEQFYAYIARESKLFDNKIIRTSDLSDEQLWMLDEGHCFRDQLVRFCQMKAAQASQIAYHLGSMETFMRMVESGKGVTFIPELAIDQLNETQKELVRPFAIPTPTRQIILITNEHFIRTTLLEVLTKEIQASVPREMLSLRATQCVV
- the ahpC gene encoding alkyl hydroperoxide reductase subunit C — protein: MEPIINSQLPEFKVQAFQNGSFKTVTNEDVKGKWAIFFFYPADFTFVCPTELVDIAEKYEQFQAMGVEVYSVSTDSHFVHKAWHDASESIRKIKYPMLADPTGVLTRAFGVMIEEEGMAYRGTFVVNPEGKIKIAEIQDNNIGRNADELLRKVEAAQFVATHDGEVCPAKWKKGGETLKPSIDLVGKI
- the ahpF gene encoding alkyl hydroperoxide reductase subunit F — encoded protein: MLETSILNQVRSVFQNLEAQYTFHITCHPRHESAQELTELLKDVAGCSDKLSCEVTETEEPKLEFSLLKNGKETGVKFRGIPNGHEFTSLLLAILNADGKGKNLPDEAISRRIQALKGPVSLQTYVSLTCTNCPDVVQALNIMALLNGQVTHEMIDGALFQEEVDALKIQGVPSVYANGKLLHVGRGTLGELLQKLEEMFGSEPVGNAEPISRTYDVLVLGGGPAGASAAIYSARKGLRVAIVAEKIGGQVKETVGIENLISVPQTTGAQLADNLRSHINHYPIDLFEDRKIEKAELQGKEKRISVVGGEVFISPGVIIATGASWRKLNVEGETEYIGRGVAFCPHCDGPFYQGKDVAVIGGGNSGIEAAIDLAGICRKVTVFEFADTLKADQVLQEKAQSLPNVEIFTSSQTTKVVGNGDKVTAIRVKDRVSGEERDFPLDGIFVQIGLAANSAPFRDMLETTPIGEIKIDAFCRTTLPGVYAAGDVSNVPYKQIVIAMGEGAKAALSAFDDRIRGIA
- a CDS encoding tetratricopeptide repeat protein, which gives rise to MKALKHGLIGWVCVLVLAACAEALPSQRIRIEKAEQMLQQNAEEAIALLRSVEDPEALPDSLRARFALAMGQAHYNAHWVMNEDSLLLYALDYYGRPDVSDTLRLLRTCKLAAHYFYDSERYKEATEMMAEGNRIAALRSDTAARLDLLRSIANIGEGNDDFEGLIRLQKQLIAIEPDSTRQYNNYNSLAISYYCANQNDSALLALRKATECLYTSADSLKALYYVMRNYADILSDSGKNREAIDLQRRSLQEYKETKHPFESLSYYALSRYFLNMGQMDSARYYIQMGDSVRSPYIDQDLSLANFCLVQKTLMDYMDNRSFTIRDVAFFSNRLYNNFIRDQRVIAQKGKVQLLLQQQNMNLQLEKQKERTFFVGVVALCILLLLVVVWYLQRRKHLLVEKEEELEALRRLLHETEGDESGNNDKFVKKMLLQQLGLIRIVATNPSSDHQELLVQMGRIANKDVAVDDLLVWSDLYKTIDMVHDGFYTRISQKYGNILNEKELQLCCLLKSDFSTKEISVVIQQSIRTVYQRKTVIRQKLGMAEKEDIAEFLSEK